From the genome of Aeromonas hydrophila subsp. hydrophila ATCC 7966:
GCCAGATAGCGGTTCAGCTCGGCGTTGGTGGACTGGATCGGCAGATAGGTCACCTTGTTGATGACGGTCTTGGCGTTGTTCCAGTAGTTCGGGTTGCGCTCGACGTCGACGCGCTCGTTGACCACCCAATCCTTCAGCACATAGGCACCGTTGGATACCATGTTGCCGGGCTGGGTCCACTTGTCACCGAACTTCTCGATCACCTTCTTCGGCACCGGGTAGGTGGTGGTGTGGGAGAGCATGCTGACGAAGTAAGGCACCGCCTTCTCCAGCTGCACCTCGAAGGTGTAGTCGTCCACTGCCTTCACGCCCAGGGTGTCGGCCGCTTTCTTGCCGGCGATGATCTCGCTGGCATTGACGATGGTCGGGATCTCCAGATACCAGGAGTAGGGAGACGCCGTCTTGGGATCCACGGCCCGCTTGAAGGCGAACTCGAAATCGTGGGCTGTCACGGGATCCCCGTTGGACCACTTGGCATCTTTGCGCAGGTGGAACACGAAGTGTTTGTTGTCCTTGGTTTCCCAGGACTCGGCCATGGCGGGAAGCACTTCCCCTTTGGGGCCGGAGGCAACGAGACCTTCGAACAGGTCACGCAGAATATTGGATTCAACCGTTCCTTCGGTTTTGTGCGGGTCGAGAGTGGCAGGCTCGGAGCCATTGCCTTTTACCAGCTGCTGAACGTCAGCCAGTTTGGTACCTGCGGGAACATCGGCGGCTTGTGCCGCGTTGACACCGCCGAACAGTGCTGCCACCAAGAGGGTATTAATCATTGTTTTTTTATGAGTCATTTCCATACTCCACAAGAACATTCCATGCAATTTTCCATCAACGGGACAAGTACCCCGCTGCCAGCATAATTCCCTGACATTTCTGATAATGCAATAGATATTGTCAGGCAGGGCTGGACTTCATGGTCAAAAAAGCAGCTTTTAACCAATTATTCAGAATTTAAATATCGCGTGATGGACGTTTTTTATACAAACCCGCTCGATTCTAGGAAATGACCAACAAAAAAGAAACAATAAAAAGCCGGTCACGAGGACCGGCTCCAACAAAACAGACCTGAATCACATCAATCCGGGGAAGACCCCCTTGATCCCCGCCACCATGATCTCGATGCCAAGCGACATCATGATGAGACCCATGATCCGGGTGACCACGTTGATGCCGGTGTTGCCCATCACCTTGAACAGCAGGGGGGCGGCGCGGAAGATGAGCCAGGAGCAGAAGGCAAACACCATCACTACCACCGACATCCCCAGCATCTGGGACCAGGTGCTCTGGCTGGCATAGACAATAGAGGAGGAGATGGCGCCGGGGCCGGCCATCAGCGGCAGCGCCAGCGGCACCACAGCGACAGATTCCCGCGCGGCGAGCTCCCCTTTCTCCTGCTTGTTGTGCTTCACCTCCCCCAGCTTGCCCTGCAGCATGGACCAGGCGATCAGGGTGATGAGCGAGCCGCCGGCAATGCGGAACGACGCCAGCGAGATGCCGAAACCATCGAGGATCAGCTGCCCCATGTACATGGAGACCAGCAGGATGATCATCACCGCAATGTTGGCGGTGGTGTTGGTCTTCATCCGCTCTTCCGGCGTTTGATGGCTGGTCAGGCTGACAAACACCGGCAACAGGCCGAGCGGGTTGATGATTGCGAACAAACCGATGAAAAACTTCAGATATAAAGAGACGTCAATTGCTGCCATAGGCGCCATCCAGAAGTAGAACGAGGCCCTGCGGGCCACCCCGATAAACCGTGCGTAAATTTACACCATGGCCGAAACCTTCACCAATCAAATAATCTCACCCTTTTCGTGGCTTTTCAGTTAGTTCCTCTAATGTCACGACGAAATTCAACATATCGAGTTGTTAATAAAGATTGTCGCCATTTAACACTCTGATAAAATCACTTCGAGTTTTATGCGGCCACGGAGTTTTGGCGCAACATTTCATCTTCGTAAAAAAGGATTTTGTAATGATTGATACGGACATCAAGTTGCAATGGCATCTGGATTCACTGCCCGCAGGCAGTGTCGCCCCGCTGCTGGGCTTCTTCGACCGGCTGCCGGTTGATCCCTATATCGAGGGCCGCTTTCGCGAACGCCGTTACGGCCGGGTTGAAAAAGAGGGCAGCCGCTTTTACCCCCTCGACAACGGCGTCTTCTTTCAGGCGGCCGCCATCAACAAGTTTTTGGGGGACGTGCCCAGAAC
Proteins encoded in this window:
- a CDS encoding YchE family NAAT transporter, whose translation is MAAIDVSLYLKFFIGLFAIINPLGLLPVFVSLTSHQTPEERMKTNTTANIAVMIILLVSMYMGQLILDGFGISLASFRIAGGSLITLIAWSMLQGKLGEVKHNKQEKGELAARESVAVVPLALPLMAGPGAISSSIVYASQSTWSQMLGMSVVVMVFAFCSWLIFRAAPLLFKVMGNTGINVVTRIMGLIMMSLGIEIMVAGIKGVFPGLM